The Sulfitobacter sp. SK011 genome has a window encoding:
- the ccmD gene encoding heme exporter protein CcmD — protein MMPELGKYAFEVLSAYAASLALLGLLVVMTLRRGKAAQAALARAEAEAKANG, from the coding sequence ATGATGCCGGAGCTGGGAAAATATGCGTTTGAGGTGTTGTCGGCCTATGCCGCCTCGCTTGCACTTTTGGGACTTTTGGTTGTCATGACATTGCGCCGGGGCAAAGCCGCGCAGGCGGCCCTTGCGCGCGCAGAGGCGGAGGCAAAGGCAAATGGCTAA
- a CDS encoding DsbE family thiol:disulfide interchange protein encodes MAKIRPLMIAPPVIFAAFVALAAMGMFRDDPEGLPSTLVGQAAPALPNAPLSNFSAPAPDALTSGEVTLVNFWASWCPPCRAEHPKLLQMQAEGIAIVGVNFKDTESAATKYLRDDGNPFAAVGFDPQGRTAIDWGVTAPPETFIVGADGTVLFRYAGPLVGSDYEQRFLPELTKALEQ; translated from the coding sequence ATGGCTAAAATCCGGCCACTGATGATCGCCCCGCCCGTGATCTTTGCCGCATTCGTGGCCCTCGCGGCAATGGGCATGTTTCGCGACGACCCTGAAGGGTTGCCCTCAACGCTGGTGGGGCAGGCGGCACCGGCATTGCCCAATGCGCCCCTTTCCAATTTTTCAGCCCCCGCACCGGACGCCCTGACCTCAGGCGAGGTAACATTGGTGAATTTCTGGGCCAGCTGGTGTCCACCTTGCCGCGCTGAACACCCCAAACTGCTGCAAATGCAGGCCGAGGGGATTGCCATCGTTGGCGTGAATTTCAAAGACACCGAAAGTGCCGCCACGAAATACCTGCGCGATGATGGCAATCCGTTTGCCGCCGTGGGATTTGACCCGCAAGGGCGTACCGCGATCGACTGGGGCGTCACCGCCCCGCCAGAGACTTTTATCGTGGGGGCAGATGGTACTGTTTTGTTCCGCTACGCCGGACCTTTGGTAGGCAGCGACTATGAACAGCGGTTTCTACCCGAATTGACCAAAGCCCTGGAGCAATAA
- the acnA gene encoding aconitate hydratase AcnA, producing the protein MTIQVGQDTAKTRKTLTAGDQKIAYYSIPAAEEAGLGDFSKLPAALKVVLENMLRFEDGKTVTVDDIKAFAEWAAKGGKNPREIAYRPARVLMQDFTGVPAVVDLAAMRDGLVALGGDPEKINPLNPVDLVIDHSVMIDEFGNPRAFQMNVDREYERNIERYTFLKWGQKAFNNFRVVPPGTGICHQVNLEYLSQTVWSDKDQNGEMVAYPDTLVGTDSHTTMVNGAAVLGWGVGGIEAEAAMLGQPISMLIPEVVGFELTGEMKEGTTGTDLVLKVVEMLREKGVVGKFVEFYGAGLDTLPLADRATIANMAPEYGATCGFFPIDKETLRYLTTTGREKDRIALVEAYAKANGLWRDDDYAPIYTDTLNLDMGTIVPAISGPKRPQDYIALDTAHTAFAKYVKGVRTGKDASAAQEITWEGEGGQPEPRDIPGDEGNHKRGYVATEDGNYQLHDGSIVIASITSCTNTSNPYVMIGAGLVARKARALGLTRKPWVKTSLAPGSQVVSHYLEAAGLQEDLDAIGFNLVGYGCTTCIGNSGPLEPAISKAINDYDLIGTSVLSGNRNFEGRISPDVRANYLASPPLVVAYALVGDMNHDLTGAPLGQDQDGNDVYLKDIWPTSKEVADLVQQTVTREAFQTKYADVFKGDDKWQAVETTDSQTYDWPPQSTYVQNPPYFQGMSKDPGVITNIEGAKVLALLGDMITTDHISPAGSFKESTPAGQYLVERQVPVREFNSYGSRRGNHEVMMRGTFANIRIKNEMLDGVEGGYTRGPDGKQTSIFEAAMAYQDASTPLVIFGGEQYGAGSSRDWAAKGTALLGVKAVIAENFERIHRSNLVGMGVIPFEFTGGDTRKTLGLTGEETVSISGLDTIKPLQEVPCTITMADGSVKEITIKCRIDTAIEIEYIEHGGVLHYVLRDLAKGGAIAAE; encoded by the coding sequence ATGACGATCCAAGTTGGTCAGGACACCGCCAAAACCCGCAAGACACTCACCGCAGGCGATCAGAAGATCGCGTATTATTCGATACCTGCCGCAGAGGAAGCCGGATTGGGTGATTTTTCCAAACTGCCTGCCGCGCTCAAGGTTGTGCTTGAAAATATGTTGCGGTTTGAGGATGGAAAGACGGTTACCGTGGACGACATCAAGGCTTTTGCCGAATGGGCAGCCAAGGGGGGCAAGAACCCGCGCGAGATTGCCTACCGCCCTGCCCGCGTTCTGATGCAGGATTTCACAGGTGTTCCAGCGGTCGTTGATCTGGCCGCGATGCGCGACGGGCTGGTTGCATTGGGTGGCGATCCCGAAAAGATCAACCCGCTGAACCCTGTTGATCTGGTCATTGACCACTCTGTCATGATTGATGAATTTGGCAATCCGCGCGCGTTTCAGATGAATGTGGACCGCGAATATGAACGCAACATCGAGCGCTATACGTTCCTCAAATGGGGACAAAAAGCGTTTAACAACTTCCGCGTTGTACCCCCCGGGACAGGCATCTGCCATCAGGTGAACCTTGAATATCTGAGCCAGACGGTGTGGTCGGACAAGGACCAGAACGGCGAAATGGTTGCCTATCCTGACACACTGGTCGGTACAGACAGCCACACGACAATGGTCAACGGTGCCGCCGTTCTCGGCTGGGGCGTCGGCGGGATCGAGGCCGAAGCCGCGATGCTGGGTCAGCCCATTTCCATGTTGATCCCCGAAGTTGTCGGGTTTGAGCTGACAGGCGAGATGAAGGAAGGCACCACCGGCACCGACCTTGTGCTCAAGGTTGTTGAAATGCTGCGCGAAAAGGGTGTTGTTGGCAAGTTCGTCGAATTCTACGGTGCCGGTCTGGACACGCTGCCGCTGGCGGACCGTGCAACAATTGCCAATATGGCCCCCGAATATGGGGCCACCTGTGGCTTTTTCCCGATCGACAAGGAAACTCTGCGGTATCTGACCACAACGGGACGTGAAAAGGACCGTATCGCGTTGGTTGAAGCCTATGCAAAGGCAAATGGTCTGTGGCGCGACGACGATTACGCGCCGATCTATACCGATACGCTGAACCTCGATATGGGCACCATCGTCCCGGCGATCTCTGGCCCCAAAAGGCCACAGGATTATATCGCGCTCGACACTGCACATACGGCCTTTGCCAAATACGTCAAAGGCGTCCGGACCGGCAAAGACGCCTCCGCGGCGCAGGAAATCACTTGGGAAGGTGAAGGCGGACAGCCAGAGCCGCGCGATATTCCCGGCGACGAGGGCAACCATAAGCGCGGCTATGTCGCGACTGAGGACGGCAATTACCAATTGCACGACGGTTCAATCGTGATTGCGTCAATCACGTCCTGCACCAATACGTCGAACCCTTACGTGATGATCGGGGCCGGCCTTGTGGCGCGCAAAGCCCGCGCGCTTGGCCTGACCCGCAAACCTTGGGTCAAAACCTCACTGGCACCGGGATCACAGGTTGTTTCGCATTACCTTGAGGCTGCTGGTCTGCAAGAGGATCTTGATGCCATCGGGTTCAACCTTGTTGGATATGGCTGCACAACCTGCATCGGTAACTCTGGCCCGCTGGAACCGGCGATCAGCAAGGCCATCAACGACTATGATCTGATCGGCACCTCGGTGCTGTCCGGGAACCGCAATTTTGAAGGCCGGATCAGCCCGGACGTGCGCGCCAACTACCTTGCGTCACCGCCGCTGGTTGTCGCCTATGCGCTGGTCGGGGATATGAATCACGACCTCACGGGTGCGCCTTTGGGTCAGGATCAGGACGGCAACGACGTCTATCTCAAGGACATCTGGCCGACCTCCAAAGAAGTTGCCGATCTGGTGCAACAAACCGTCACCCGCGAGGCGTTCCAGACCAAATACGCCGATGTGTTCAAGGGCGATGACAAATGGCAGGCGGTTGAGACCACGGACAGCCAGACCTACGATTGGCCGCCACAGTCCACCTATGTTCAGAACCCGCCCTATTTCCAGGGGATGAGCAAGGACCCCGGTGTGATCACCAACATAGAAGGGGCCAAGGTGCTGGCGCTCTTGGGTGACATGATCACCACCGACCACATCTCGCCTGCGGGATCGTTCAAGGAAAGCACGCCCGCCGGTCAGTATCTGGTTGAACGGCAGGTGCCGGTGCGTGAATTCAACTCGTATGGGTCGCGCCGTGGCAACCACGAAGTGATGATGCGCGGCACCTTTGCCAACATCCGCATCAAGAATGAAATGCTGGATGGTGTCGAGGGCGGCTATACTCGCGGCCCCGATGGCAAACAGACCTCGATCTTTGAGGCGGCGATGGCCTATCAGGATGCCAGCACACCGCTGGTCATCTTTGGCGGTGAACAATACGGTGCCGGATCATCGCGTGACTGGGCGGCCAAAGGCACGGCGCTGCTGGGGGTCAAGGCCGTGATTGCCGAGAACTTTGAGCGCATCCACCGTTCCAACCTTGTTGGGATGGGCGTAATCCCGTTTGAGTTCACCGGCGGCGACACCCGCAAAACGCTGGGCCTGACTGGTGAGGAAACGGTGTCGATCTCTGGTCTGGATACGATCAAGCCGCTGCAGGAAGTGCCCTGCACAATCACCATGGCGGACGGGTCGGTCAAAGAGATCACCATCAAATGCCGCATCGATACCGCGATCGAGATTGAATATATCGAACATGGCGGTGTGCTGCATTATGTGCTGCGCGATCTGGCCAAAGGCGGTGCCATCGCTGCGGAGTAG
- a CDS encoding thioredoxin family protein, with the protein MKIAALALAAITALNIGTPLVAQNYPVVVELYTSQGCSSCPAADALLHELADRDDVIALALHVDYWDYIGWTDEFGDPAHADRQRAYANAAQRRSIYTPEMVVQGQTDIVGAKAMALSKAISHHAQETPRVGLDISRDGTNLNIAAQMLGVVKGPMIVQMLRYTPRRVTEIKRGENAGKTIEYANIVEGWQVLGTWDGETPLAMAAAAPGDKPAVVIIQAQGAGPILAAARLR; encoded by the coding sequence ATGAAAATCGCCGCACTTGCCCTTGCCGCCATTACAGCCCTGAACATTGGGACACCGCTTGTCGCGCAAAATTATCCGGTGGTTGTTGAACTTTATACGTCTCAGGGATGTTCGTCATGTCCGGCTGCGGATGCGCTTTTGCATGAACTGGCCGACCGCGATGATGTCATCGCCCTGGCGTTGCACGTGGATTATTGGGACTACATCGGGTGGACAGACGAATTTGGCGATCCGGCCCATGCCGATCGCCAGCGCGCCTATGCCAATGCCGCACAGCGCCGGTCGATTTACACGCCCGAGATGGTGGTGCAGGGGCAAACCGATATCGTCGGGGCGAAAGCAATGGCGCTGTCCAAAGCAATTTCGCACCATGCCCAGGAAACGCCGCGCGTCGGGCTGGATATTTCGCGCGATGGTACGAACCTGAATATTGCGGCCCAAATGCTCGGGGTCGTGAAGGGGCCGATGATCGTGCAAATGCTGCGCTATACGCCGCGACGGGTGACAGAGATCAAGCGTGGTGAAAACGCTGGCAAAACCATTGAATATGCCAATATCGTTGAAGGCTGGCAGGTTCTGGGTACCTGGGATGGGGAAACACCGCTGGCGATGGCCGCTGCTGCGCCGGGCGACAAACCTGCGGTGGTCATCATTCAGGCACAAGGCGCAGGCCCTATTTTGGCGGCCGCCCGGCTGAGATAG
- a CDS encoding lysophospholipid acyltransferase family protein: protein MSHPTVPSASLTRKTGHYLSNALIVGVIRLALMLPYAPRVRAVGWLVQHILGPVAGYRRRALINLDLIWPEMPTAERRAIASRCLNNVGRTFIENYSAHDFPKRMAKNTPQGPGFDALEKAAAKGQPVILVTGHFGNYEATRAALVARGFDIGGLYRDMKNPYFNAHYVKTMERFGGPVFPQGRKGTAGFVRHLKDGGQLVLLFDQHVQFAPILDFMGEPARTAPSAAELALRYNALLIPFYSIRKPDGLNFDCILESPVPHSDATTMTQALNDSLSSRISAHPDQWFWVHRRWRSHEP, encoded by the coding sequence ATGTCGCACCCAACCGTCCCATCCGCCAGTCTGACGCGCAAGACCGGCCATTATCTGAGCAATGCGTTGATTGTGGGCGTGATCCGACTTGCGCTGATGCTGCCCTATGCTCCGCGGGTCCGTGCGGTCGGCTGGCTGGTCCAGCATATACTTGGCCCGGTGGCCGGATACCGCAGACGCGCTTTGATCAATCTCGACCTGATCTGGCCAGAGATGCCCACAGCGGAACGGCGCGCCATTGCATCGCGGTGCCTCAACAATGTTGGTCGCACCTTCATTGAGAACTATTCGGCCCATGATTTTCCGAAAAGGATGGCTAAGAACACACCGCAGGGACCGGGCTTTGACGCGCTGGAAAAAGCGGCGGCCAAGGGGCAGCCCGTGATCCTTGTCACTGGCCATTTCGGGAATTACGAGGCAACACGTGCTGCCTTGGTTGCCCGTGGTTTTGATATTGGCGGCCTCTACCGCGATATGAAAAACCCGTATTTCAATGCCCATTACGTCAAAACAATGGAGCGTTTTGGTGGCCCGGTTTTTCCGCAGGGGCGCAAGGGCACTGCCGGGTTTGTGCGCCACCTCAAAGATGGTGGCCAACTGGTGTTGCTATTTGATCAGCACGTTCAGTTTGCTCCGATCCTGGATTTCATGGGGGAACCGGCACGCACCGCCCCCTCAGCGGCAGAGCTTGCTTTGCGCTATAACGCCCTGCTGATCCCGTTTTACAGCATCCGGAAACCTGATGGGCTGAACTTTGACTGTATTCTGGAAAGCCCGGTGCCGCATTCGGATGCGACAACCATGACCCAGGCCCTCAATGACAGCCTGTCATCGCGGATCAGCGCACATCCCGATCAATGGTTCTGGGTCCATCGTCGCTGGCGCAGCCACGAACCCTAA
- a CDS encoding flagellar motor switch protein FliG — MVPMGNFAPLSTSMGGGVSALLSKRAKAAIVVRLLLNEGADIPLEDLPDELQANLTHQMGNMRVVDRDTLAAVVAEFSDEVERIGLSFPDGIAGALDALDGTISRQTAARLRKEAGVRQSGDPWARLKELGPERLLPVLEHESIEVAAVMLSKLPVALAADLLGRLPGPQARRITYAVSLTGAVTPDAVDRIGLSLASQLDAQPVRAFDNDPVERVGAILNSSTTLTRDDVLTGLDETDMGFANAVRRAIFTFANIPKRIAPRDIPRILREVDPAQLITALAGAEAAGNGATLEYILENMSGRMADQLREDITEAGSVKPADAETAMADIVTVIRQMEQSGDLLLVIEEDEE, encoded by the coding sequence ATGGTACCCATGGGCAATTTCGCGCCGCTTTCCACATCGATGGGGGGCGGCGTTTCTGCGTTATTGAGCAAGCGTGCCAAGGCCGCAATCGTCGTGCGATTGCTGCTCAACGAGGGGGCCGACATTCCGCTTGAGGATCTGCCGGACGAATTGCAGGCCAATCTGACACATCAGATGGGTAACATGCGCGTAGTGGACCGGGACACATTGGCGGCTGTGGTGGCGGAATTCTCTGACGAGGTGGAACGGATCGGTCTGTCGTTTCCTGATGGCATTGCCGGTGCTCTTGACGCGCTGGACGGCACCATTAGCCGCCAAACCGCGGCGCGCCTGCGCAAAGAAGCGGGGGTGCGACAGTCGGGTGATCCGTGGGCCCGTCTCAAGGAACTGGGGCCAGAACGATTGCTGCCGGTTCTGGAGCATGAAAGCATTGAAGTGGCCGCTGTTATGTTGTCCAAACTGCCCGTGGCTCTGGCTGCGGATCTGTTGGGCCGCTTGCCCGGCCCGCAGGCCCGGCGCATCACCTATGCGGTGTCACTGACGGGTGCCGTCACACCGGATGCGGTCGACCGGATCGGGTTGTCACTGGCCAGCCAGCTGGACGCGCAGCCGGTCCGCGCGTTCGACAATGATCCGGTTGAGCGGGTCGGCGCGATCCTGAATTCATCAACAACCCTGACCCGGGATGATGTTTTGACCGGGCTGGACGAAACCGACATGGGATTTGCCAATGCAGTGCGCAGGGCGATCTTTACCTTCGCCAATATTCCCAAGCGCATAGCGCCGCGCGACATTCCGCGCATCCTGCGTGAGGTCGATCCGGCCCAGTTGATTACCGCGCTTGCCGGCGCGGAAGCGGCCGGAAACGGCGCAACCTTGGAATACATCCTCGAAAATATGTCTGGCCGCATGGCCGATCAATTGCGCGAGGACATAACAGAAGCAGGCAGCGTCAAACCAGCAGATGCCGAAACAGCGATGGCGGACATTGTCACTGTGATCAGGCAGATGGAGCAATCCGGTGATCTGTTGCTGGTGATCGAAGAGGATGAAGAATAG
- a CDS encoding tetratricopeptide repeat protein: MRILIATALTLALPTGLLAAGGDGGAPSKPKCEDGQVYDKKTKKCVAAQEGNLDVDALYETVRELAHAGRYMDAQTVLAAMPQADDRTLTYLGFTNRKMGRMDVAMGYYSQALAVNPANILARSYMGQGLVEQGKIADALVQLRAIRAHGGGGTWAEASLRTAIATGQTYTY; encoded by the coding sequence ATGCGTATCCTGATCGCCACTGCCCTCACGCTCGCTCTGCCGACAGGCCTTTTGGCCGCAGGTGGAGACGGAGGCGCACCGTCAAAGCCAAAATGCGAAGACGGTCAAGTCTATGATAAGAAGACTAAAAAATGCGTCGCCGCTCAGGAAGGCAATCTTGATGTCGACGCGCTTTATGAAACGGTGCGGGAACTGGCCCATGCCGGGCGTTATATGGATGCACAGACTGTGCTGGCGGCCATGCCGCAGGCCGATGACCGCACCTTGACGTATCTGGGGTTCACCAACCGCAAGATGGGCCGCATGGATGTGGCAATGGGCTATTACTCTCAGGCTTTGGCAGTTAACCCCGCAAACATCCTGGCGCGGTCCTATATGGGCCAGGGGTTGGTTGAGCAGGGGAAGATTGCCGATGCACTGGTGCAATTGCGGGCCATTCGCGCGCATGGCGGCGGCGGCACATGGGCCGAGGCATCCTTGCGCACCGCAATTGCGACGGGCCAGACCTATACCTACTAA
- the purB gene encoding adenylosuccinate lyase, which produces MIPRYSRPDMVAIWSPETKFRIWYEIEAHACDAMADLGVIPRANADAVWKAKDVQFDVARIDEIEAVTKHDVIAFLTHLAEHVGSDEARFVHQGMTSSDVLDTCFNVQLVRASDILIADMDLLLAALKRRAMEHKDTLRVGRSHGIHAEPTTMGLTFARFYAEMDRNMRRLKTAREEIATGAISGAVGTFANIDPAVEAHVCEKLGLTPEPISTQVIPRDRHAAFFAALGVVASSIENVATEVRHMQRTEVLEGAEFFSAGQKGSSAMPHKKNPVLTENLTGLARTIRMAVIPAMENVTLWHERDISHSSVERAIGPDTTITLDFALHRLTGVIDKMLIYPDNMLANMNKFSGLVMSQRVLLALTQAGVSREDSYKLVQRNAMKVWEHGADFKTELLGDDEVLAALSPAEIEEKFDLGYHTKHVDTIFARVFGD; this is translated from the coding sequence ATGATCCCCCGTTATTCCCGTCCTGATATGGTCGCCATCTGGTCACCGGAAACCAAATTTCGCATCTGGTACGAAATTGAGGCACATGCCTGTGACGCGATGGCCGATCTGGGGGTGATCCCGCGCGCCAATGCCGATGCTGTCTGGAAGGCCAAAGACGTGCAGTTTGACGTCGCCCGGATTGATGAGATCGAGGCCGTCACCAAGCACGACGTTATCGCGTTTCTGACCCATCTGGCCGAACATGTGGGCAGCGACGAGGCCCGCTTTGTCCATCAGGGGATGACCTCATCTGATGTGCTGGACACCTGTTTCAATGTGCAGCTGGTGCGCGCCTCCGACATCCTGATTGCTGATATGGATCTGCTGTTGGCGGCGCTGAAACGCCGCGCAATGGAACACAAGGACACGCTGCGCGTGGGCCGCAGCCACGGCATCCACGCCGAGCCGACCACCATGGGCCTGACGTTTGCGCGGTTTTATGCGGAGATGGACCGTAACATGCGGCGACTGAAAACCGCGCGCGAAGAGATTGCGACCGGTGCCATTTCCGGGGCCGTTGGCACATTCGCCAATATCGATCCCGCCGTTGAGGCGCATGTGTGCGAAAAACTGGGTCTGACCCCCGAACCGATCAGCACCCAAGTGATCCCCCGCGACCGCCACGCTGCGTTTTTTGCAGCTCTTGGCGTGGTTGCCAGCTCCATAGAGAACGTCGCAACCGAAGTGCGCCACATGCAGCGCACCGAAGTGCTTGAGGGTGCTGAATTCTTTTCTGCCGGGCAAAAAGGTTCCTCTGCGATGCCGCATAAGAAAAACCCGGTTCTGACCGAAAACCTGACCGGGCTGGCCCGCACCATTCGCATGGCAGTGATCCCCGCGATGGAAAACGTGACGCTTTGGCATGAGCGCGATATTTCGCACTCAAGCGTTGAGCGTGCGATCGGCCCTGACACGACGATCACCCTCGACTTTGCGCTGCACCGTCTGACCGGGGTAATCGACAAGATGTTGATCTATCCCGACAACATGCTGGCCAACATGAATAAATTCAGCGGTCTTGTGATGTCACAACGGGTTCTGCTGGCCCTGACCCAGGCGGGTGTCAGCCGCGAGGACAGCTATAAGCTGGTTCAGCGCAATGCGATGAAGGTCTGGGAACATGGTGCGGATTTCAAAACCGAGCTTTTGGGAGATGACGAGGTGCTGGCCGCCCTGTCGCCCGCCGAAATCGAAGAAAAATTCGACCTTGGTTATCACACCAAACATGTGGACACGATCTTTGCCCGCGTCTTTGGCGACTGA
- a CDS encoding DUF6455 family protein, with translation MAIFSKIGKSADLMFGLTERMDVDLGSLAQNNPEQAAQEYRSMVLQCTGCSDPVACAKLQRSNDHLDEAPEYCRNRDALNALRVK, from the coding sequence ATGGCAATTTTTTCGAAGATCGGCAAAAGTGCGGATCTCATGTTCGGCCTGACCGAACGGATGGATGTTGATCTGGGCTCGCTTGCTCAAAACAACCCGGAACAGGCGGCACAGGAATATCGGTCGATGGTTCTGCAGTGCACAGGATGCAGCGACCCGGTGGCATGTGCAAAACTGCAGCGCTCAAACGACCATTTGGATGAGGCACCTGAATATTGCCGCAACCGCGATGCTCTCAATGCGTTGCGCGTCAAATAA
- a CDS encoding bifunctional alpha/beta hydrolase/OsmC family protein has translation MPTHRITFPGHDGSTLAARLDMPDGPHLATALFAHCFTCGKDIPAARRIAARLAGMGIAVLRFDFTGLGHSEGEFANTSFTSNVDDLIAACTYLDGDGKPPSLLIGHSLGGAAVLKAASQMDQIKAVATIGAPFDPEHVTHNFADALPEIIAKGVAEVSLGGRPFNIGKGFIEDVASGALTPAIAKLNAALLILHAPRDEIVSIDNASQIFLAAKHPKSFVTLDNADHLVTRAADAEYAADVIATWAARYLPLKPPAPPPGAPEGIVRVSEADPNGYLQDVMSGPNHHALADEPAAYGGTNRGMSPYGFLSAGLGACTSMTIRMYARRKGWPLEHVSVDICHDKVHAQDAETGSGDKIDTWRRRIYLTGDLTGDQRQRLLEIADKCPVHRTLERSSEVLTELVDGSA, from the coding sequence ATGCCCACCCACCGCATCACTTTTCCCGGCCATGACGGCAGCACGCTGGCGGCGCGGCTTGACATGCCGGATGGGCCACATTTGGCGACAGCGCTCTTTGCGCATTGTTTTACTTGTGGAAAAGACATTCCAGCGGCGCGGCGCATCGCTGCGCGCCTGGCAGGGATGGGCATTGCGGTGTTGCGGTTTGACTTTACCGGGCTTGGCCATTCCGAAGGTGAATTTGCCAATACGTCGTTCACGTCAAACGTCGATGATCTGATTGCGGCCTGCACCTATCTGGATGGGGATGGCAAGCCACCCTCATTGCTGATCGGGCATTCGCTGGGCGGCGCGGCGGTGCTCAAGGCCGCCAGCCAGATGGACCAGATCAAGGCAGTCGCCACCATCGGTGCGCCGTTTGACCCCGAACATGTGACCCATAATTTCGCCGATGCCCTGCCAGAGATCATTGCCAAGGGTGTGGCAGAGGTGAGCCTTGGTGGGCGGCCGTTCAACATTGGCAAAGGCTTTATCGAAGACGTGGCCAGCGGTGCCCTCACCCCGGCGATTGCCAAACTGAATGCCGCCCTGCTGATCTTGCACGCGCCGCGCGATGAGATTGTCAGCATTGATAATGCCAGCCAGATTTTTCTGGCCGCCAAACACCCGAAAAGTTTTGTCACCCTTGATAATGCGGACCATCTGGTCACCCGCGCGGCGGATGCAGAATACGCCGCTGACGTGATTGCGACCTGGGCGGCCAGATACCTGCCCCTCAAACCGCCCGCGCCACCACCGGGCGCGCCCGAGGGTATTGTGCGCGTGTCTGAGGCTGATCCAAACGGATATTTGCAAGACGTGATGTCCGGCCCCAATCATCATGCCTTGGCGGATGAACCTGCGGCCTATGGCGGCACCAACCGCGGCATGTCGCCTTACGGCTTTCTGTCGGCGGGCCTTGGGGCCTGCACCTCAATGACGATCCGCATGTATGCCCGGCGCAAGGGCTGGCCCCTGGAACATGTCAGTGTGGATATCTGCCATGACAAAGTGCACGCACAAGACGCCGAAACTGGCAGTGGCGACAAGATCGATACCTGGCGCAGGCGCATCTATCTGACCGGCGATCTGACCGGTGACCAGCGCCAACGCTTGCTTGAGATTGCGGATAAATGCCCGGTGCACCGCACCCTTGAACGGTCATCTGAGGTGCTGACCGAACTTGTTGACGGGTCAGCTTAG
- a CDS encoding PLP-dependent aspartate aminotransferase family protein produces the protein MTDAPRPRLHPATIAAHAAGATDKASGGVVPPVHFATTFARGADYLPVNPDNVYLRSHNENVRVAEKVLNALEGAEDTLLFPSGMAAVAAVFRTVPNGASVLVQSQIYWGTTKWIRDFCARRQITPHEVEASDINAFSQACEDHKPALAWVETPSNPWLRITDIAATAKAAHAVGAKLIVDSTAATPVLSQPLSLGADIVMHSATKGINGHSDVLAGSLATADPGNAMWAMIREDRDCAGAVLGPMEAWLLTRGMRTLPLRMREMSRNAMELAEFLEDHPKVEAVLYPGLSSHPGHDLAARQMTGGFGPLLSFIVKGGAPEALNVAGRLQVFHRATSLGGVESLVEHRHTIEPHTGIPEGLLRISVGIEDVRDLEADLAQALGQ, from the coding sequence ATGACCGACGCGCCAAGACCCCGCCTGCACCCCGCCACCATCGCCGCCCATGCGGCTGGCGCAACAGATAAGGCCAGTGGTGGGGTTGTGCCGCCGGTGCACTTTGCCACGACCTTTGCGCGGGGTGCCGATTACCTGCCCGTGAACCCCGACAACGTCTATCTGCGGTCTCACAACGAAAACGTGCGCGTGGCTGAAAAGGTACTGAACGCGCTGGAAGGGGCCGAGGATACCTTGCTTTTCCCCTCGGGCATGGCGGCGGTTGCGGCGGTGTTTCGCACCGTGCCAAATGGCGCGTCCGTGCTGGTGCAAAGCCAGATCTACTGGGGCACAACCAAGTGGATACGCGATTTTTGTGCCCGACGTCAGATCACGCCGCATGAGGTTGAAGCCTCTGATATAAATGCGTTTTCTCAGGCTTGTGAGGACCACAAGCCGGCTCTGGCGTGGGTCGAGACCCCATCGAACCCCTGGCTGCGGATCACCGATATTGCGGCGACCGCCAAAGCCGCACATGCGGTGGGCGCAAAACTGATCGTCGACAGCACCGCCGCCACCCCGGTTCTCAGCCAACCCCTGTCGCTGGGTGCGGACATCGTGATGCACTCAGCGACCAAGGGCATCAATGGCCATTCTGATGTGCTGGCCGGGTCACTGGCAACGGCTGATCCCGGCAACGCGATGTGGGCGATGATCCGTGAGGACCGCGATTGCGCCGGCGCGGTTCTGGGACCGATGGAGGCATGGCTGCTGACCCGTGGCATGCGCACGCTGCCGCTTCGGATGCGGGAAATGTCACGCAATGCCATGGAGTTAGCGGAGTTTCTTGAAGACCATCCAAAAGTCGAGGCGGTGCTTTACCCCGGCCTGTCGTCCCATCCGGGCCACGATCTGGCGGCACGCCAGATGACAGGTGGGTTCGGGCCGCTGTTGTCGTTCATTGTCAAAGGCGGCGCACCCGAGGCCCTGAACGTCGCGGGCCGTTTGCAGGTGTTCCACCGCGCCACTTCGCTGGGTGGGGTGGAAAGCCTGGTCGAACACCGCCACACCATTGAGCCGCACACCGGCATCCCCGAAGGGCTGCTGCGGATATCGGTGGGCATCGAGGATGTGCGCGATTTGGAAGCGGATCTGGCACAGGCGCTGGGGCAGTAG